Below is a genomic region from Patescibacteria group bacterium.
TTCCAACCGGTTAATTTGGCAGCTAATCTAACATTTTGACCGGCCCGACCAATAGCTAAAGAAAGTTGATCGGGTTTAACTTTTACAGCAATAATTTTCTTTTCTTCGTCAATAATTTTTGCTTCAGAAATTTTTGCTGGGGC
It encodes:
- a CDS encoding transcription termination/antitermination protein NusA, which codes for APAKISEAKIIDEEKKIIAVKVKPDQLSLAIGRAGQNVRLAAKLTGWNIEIEEEKEEKKEAAKEKNEREQKIEKSNET